One window of Robiginitalea biformata HTCC2501 genomic DNA carries:
- a CDS encoding phage holin family protein, which produces MKFILRLLLSALAVVILSKILPGVSVASYGIAILVAVVLSLLNFIVKPLLIILTLPVTILTLGLFLLIINALIILMADGLITGFAVDGIWWALLFSLLLSILQSLLFSFLKEEKK; this is translated from the coding sequence ATGAAATTCATCCTCCGCCTCCTGCTCAGCGCCCTCGCCGTGGTGATCCTCTCAAAGATCCTGCCCGGGGTGTCCGTGGCCTCCTACGGCATCGCCATCCTGGTGGCCGTGGTGCTCAGCCTGCTGAATTTTATCGTCAAGCCCCTGTTGATCATCCTCACCCTGCCGGTGACCATCCTGACACTGGGGCTGTTCCTGCTGATCATCAACGCCCTGATCATCCTGATGGCCGATGGGCTTATTACCGGTTTTGCGGTGGACGGCATCTGGTGGGCATTGCTTTTTTCCCTCCTGCTCTCCATCCTCCAATCCCTGCTATTCTCCTTTCTCAAGGAAGAGAAGA